The Bombus vancouverensis nearcticus chromosome 9, iyBomVanc1_principal, whole genome shotgun sequence genome includes a window with the following:
- the beta-Spec gene encoding spectrin beta chain isoform X5 gives MTTDISVVRGGWDPTLQQEIVDEYEYDGGNSSSRLFERSRIKALAGERELVQKKTFQKWVNSHLVRCSCRIGDLYVDLRDGKMLIKLLEILSGERLPRPTKGKMRIHCLENVDKALQFLREQRVHLENMGSHDIVDGNPRLSLGLIWTIILRFQIQDITIEETDNQETKSAKDALLLWCQMKTAGYHNVNVRNFTTSWRDGLAFNAIIHKHRPDLIQFDKLSKSNAIYNLNNAFNVAEDKLGLTKLLDAEDIFVDHPDEKSIITYVVTYYHYFSKMKQETVQGKRIGKVVGIAMENDRMIHEYESLTSDLLRWIEGTIEALGDRRFANSLVGVQSQLSQFSNYRTVEKPPKFVEKGNLEVLLFTLQSKMRANNQKPYTPKEGKMISDINKAWERLEKAEHERELALREELIRQEKLEQLAARFNRKASMRETWLSENQRLVSQDNFGFDLAAVEAAAKKHEAIETDIFAYEERVQAVMAVSQELEAENYHDIERINARKDNVLRLWNYLLELLRARRMRLELSLQLQQNFQEMLYILDSMEEIKMRLLTDDYGKHLMGVEDLLQKHSLVEADINVLGERVKAVVQQSQRFLEHGEGYRPCDPTIIVERVQQLEDAYAELVRLAVERRARLEESRKLWQFYWDMADEENWIKEKEQIVSTGDIGHDLTTINLLLSKHKALENEIQSHEPQLMSVAAVGDELVRQKHFGSDRIQERLQEILGMWNHLLDLAAFRRKRLEEAVDYHQLFADADDIDIWMLDTLRLVSSEDVGRDEANVQSLLKKHKDVTDELKNYATTIDQLRQQASSLGEQDAKSPEVLERLDSIDSRYKELMELAKLRKQRLLDALSLYKLFSESDGVEQWIGEKNRMLETMVPAKDIEDVEIMKHRYNGFEKEMYANASRVAVVNQLARQLLHVEHPNSEQIVARQNELNQKWAELREKAENKRDELNSAHGVQTFHIECRETVSWIEDKKRILQQTDSLEMDLTGVMTLQRRLSGMERDLAAIQAKLDALEMEAQNIQQQNLEDPEVIKGRIDQIHTIWEQLTQMLKERDAKLEEAGDLHRFLRDLDHFQAWLRRTQTDVASEDTPTTLADAEKLLTQHQNIKEEIDNYTDDYQKMMEYGERLTSEAGDGDTQYMFLRERLNALKMGWEDLRQMWVNRKILLSNSLNLQIFDRDARQAEVLLSQQEHILAKDETPANFEQAEHMIKRHEAFMTTMDANDEKINSVVQFAGRLVDEGHFAADKVKKKAESINERRRINREKANQYMEKLKDQLQLQMFLQDCEELGEWVQEKHITAQDETYRSAKTVHSKWTRHQAFEAEIASNKDRLQQLQQAAEELIQQKPDLAEIIKPKVAELADQFEELETTTHDKGERLFDANREVLIHQTCDDIDSWMNELEKQIESTDTGSDLASVNILMQKQQMIETQMAVKARQVTELDKQAEHLQRTVPDDKMEEIKCKKEKVAQRFAQLKAPLIDRQRQLEKKKEAFQFRRDVEDEKLWIAEKMPQATSTEYGNSLFNVHMLKKKNQSLRTEIENHEPRINLVCNNGQKLIDEGHEDSPEFQKLIPELTEKWKELKHAVDDRNKHLLQNEKAQQYFFDATEAESWMSEQELYMMVEDRGKDEISAQNLMKKHESLEHAMEDYAETIRQLGETARQLINDQHPLVDQIAVKQSQVDKLYAGLKDLAGERRAKLDDALQLFMLNREVDDLEQWIAERELVAGSHELGQDYDHVTLLWERFKEFARDTEAIGSERVAAVNGIADSLMASGHSDAATIAEWEDGLNEVWQDLLELIETRTQMLEASKELHKFFHDCKDVLGRILEKQNAMSDELGRDAGSVSALQRKHANFMQDLSTLQSQVSQIQEESATLQASYCGDKAREITNREGEVVAAWNNLQSLCDGRRTKLEDTGDLFRFFNMVRTLMIWMDDVVRQMNTSEKPRDVAGVELLMNNHQSLKAEIDAREDNLMACINLGKDLLARNHYASSQIKEKLAALTDHRNALLHRWEERWENLQLILEVYQFARDAAVAEAWLVAQEPYLMSQELGHTIDEVENLIKKHEAFEKSAAAQEERFSALHRLTTFELKEMKRREQEREEEERRKKEEAAAAEAARLAKATPVTSPDEPPSERAEAEGVPTGERPAGEDESHAPKGGSGSESGTLRRKERSRSKSPFRSFRWRKSAKSPSLDRSGVSDDERSISEQRSPTDDEFEGVLQRKHEWESTTKKASNRSWHKVYMVVRGQSLFVYTDQKSYKAAPDQPYKGESPLDLRGATITVASDYTKKKHVFRVKSQSGSDFLFQAKDDAEMNDWVTVLNQAAQGTSGAGTSRAHTLPAPTQAETKRRSFFTLKKN, from the exons ATGACGACCGACATCTCGGTGGTGCGCGGGGGTTGGGACCCCACGCTACAACAAGAGATTGTCGATGAGTACGAATACGACGGGGGAAACTCGAGTTCGAGACTTTTTGAACGTTCACGCATCAAAGCTTTAGCTG GTGAACGTGAATTGGTACAAAAGAAGACTTTCCAAAAATGGGTCAATTCCCATCTGGTTCGGTGTTCATGCCGAATTGGCGATCTATACGTCGATCTTCGAGATGGCAAAATGCTCATCAAGCTTCTCGAGATTCTCTCCGGAGAACGTTTACCACGACCTACGAAAGGAAAAATGCGAATCCATTGTCTAGAAAACGTCGATAAAGCGTTGCAATTCCTTCGGGAGCAACGAGTGCATCTAGAAAATATGGGATCTCACGACATAGTCGATGGAAATCCCCGTTTGAGTCTTGGTCTCATCTGGACCATTATCCTGCGATTCCAAATTCAAGACATTACCATCGAAGAAACGGACAATCAAGAAACCAAATCAGCGAAAGACGCTCTACTTCTTTGGTGTCAAATGAAAACTGCTGGATATCACAATGTAAATGTACGAAATTTCACTACATCCTGGCGCGACGGTTTAGCCTTCAACGCCATCATCCATAAACACCGTCCGGATTTGATCCAGTTCGACAAACTTTCCAAATCAAATGCTATTTACAATTTAAACAACGCGTTCAATGTAGCCGAAGACAAGCTTGGTCTGACCAAACTTTTAGATGCTGAAGACATATTCGTCGATCATCCTGACGAAAAATCAATCATCACTTATGTAGTCACGTATTATCATTACTTCTCAAAGATGAAACAGGAGACCGTGCAAGGTAAAAGAATAGGCAAAGTGGTTGGTATTGCCATGGAGAATGATCGTATGATACACGAGTACGAAAGTTTAACCAGTGACCTATTGAGATGGATAGAAGGCACCATAGAGGCTTTAGGTGATCGTCGGTTTGCTAACTCTTTAGTAGGAGTGCAATCTCAGCTCTCCCAATTCTCTAATTATCGTACTGTGGAGAAACCTCCGAAGTTTGTCGAGAAAGGCAATCTGGAGGTGTTGCTGTTCACTTTACAGTCGAAGATGCGAGCCAATAATCAAAAACCATATACGCCTAAAGAGGGTAAGATGATCTCGGACATTAACAAAGCGTGGGAGAGGCTAGAAAAGGCGGAACACGAGCGTGAATTGGCTCTGCGTGAAGAATTGATTCGTCAGGAGAAATTGGAACAACTAGCAGCTAGATTCAACCGAAAGGCTAGCATGAGAGAGACCTGGTTGTCCGAGAATCAACGTTTGGTTTCTCAGGATAATTTCGGTTTCGATTTAGCTGCTGTGGAAGCTGCAGCCAAGAAGCACGAGGCCATCGAGACAGACATCTTTGCTTATGAAGAACGAGTTCAAGCTGTTATGGCTGTTTCACAGGAATTGGAAGCTGAGAATTATCACGATATCGAACGTATTAATGCTCggaaagacaatgttcttagatTGTGGAATTATCTGCTCGAATTGCTTCGTGCTAGAAGGATGAGATTAGAGTTGTCTTTGCAGCTCCAACAGAACTTCCAAGAGATGTTGTACATTCTAGACAGCatggaagaaataaaaatgcGTCTGTTGACCGACGATTATGGAAAGCACTTGATGGGCGTCGAGGATCTTTTGCAGAAACATTCTCTGGTAGAAGCTGATATCAACGTGTTGGGCGAAAGAGTGAAAGCTGTCGTTCAACAGAGCCAGAGATTCTTAGAACACGGAGAAGGTTATCGACCGTGTGATCCAACTATCATTGTTGAACGCGTACAACAGCTCGAAGACGCGTACGCTGAATTGGTACGCCTGGCAGTCGAACGCAGAGCCAGATTGGAAGAGTCTCGTAAATTGTGGCAGTTCTATTGGGACATGGCTGACGAGGAGAATTGGATAAAGGAGAAGGAACAGATCGTATCGACTGGAGACATTGGTCACGATTTGACGACTATAAATCTGCTGTTGTCCAAACACAAAGCACTGGAGAATGAAATCCAGTCTCATGAACCGCAATTGATGTCTGTGGCTGCTGTTGGAGATGAACTGGTTCGTCAGAAACACTTTGGTTCTGATAGGATTCAGGAGAGGCTCCAAGAAATTCTGGGAATGTGGAATCATCTCCTGGATTTGGCTGCTTTCAGAAGGAAGCGCTTGGAGGAGGCTGTAGACTACCATCAACTGTTTGCAGATGCCGATGACATTGATATTTGGATGCTGGATACACTACGACTCGTCTCATCGGAAGACGTTGGCAGAGACGAAGCCAATGTCCAATCGTTGTTGAAGAAACACAAAGATGTGACAGATGAACTCAAGAACTACGCTACAACTATCGATCAGCTTCGTCAGCAGGCATCGTCTCTTGGTGAGCAGGATGCTAAGTCACCGGAAGTGCTGGAAAGACTGGACTCCATAGACTCCAGATACAAGGAACTTATGGAACTCGCCAAACTTCGCAAACAGAGATTGTTGGATGCATTATCATTGTACAAGTTGTTCAGCGAGTCAGACGGAGTGGAGCAATGGATCGGTGAGAAGAATAGGATGTTGGAGACTATGGTACCAGCGAAGGATATCGAAGACGTTGAGATTATGAAGCACAGATACAATGGTTTCGAAAAGGAAATGTATGCCAACGCTTCTCGAGTTGCTGTGGTCAATCAACTCGCAAGACAATTATTGCACGTTGAACATCCCAATTCTGAGCAGATCGTTGCACGTCAGAACGAGTTGAACCAGAAATGGGCTGAGCTCCGCGAGAAAGCAGAGAACAAACGTGACGAATTGAACTCTGCTCATGGCGTACAGACCTTCCACATTGAATGCCGCGAGACAGTATCTTGGATCGAGGATAAGAAACGTATCCTTCAACAAACAGACAGTTTAGAGATGGATCTGACTGGAGTCATGACCTTGCAACGTCGACTAAGTGGAATGGAGCGCGACTTGGCAGCCATCCAGGCTAAATTGGACGCCTTGGAAATGGAGGCTCAGAATATCCAACAACAGAATCTGGAAGATCCTGAGGTGATCAAGGGAAGGATTGATCAGATACACACTATTTGGGAGCAGTTGACACAGATGTTGAAGGAACGTGATGCAAAATTGGAAGAAGCAGGTGATCTTCACAGATTCCTCAGAGATTTGGATCACTTCCAGGCTTGGTTACGCAGGACACAAACTGATGTTGCCAGCGAAGATACTCCAACTACCTTGGCTGATGCTGAGAAACTCTTGACACAACACCAGAATATTAAGGAAGAAATTGATAATTATACCGATGACTACCAGAAGATGATGGAATACGGCGAAAGATTGACCAGCGAAGCTGGTGATGGTGATACACAGTACATGTTCCTTAGGGAGAGATTAAACGCCCTGAAGATGGGCTGGGAAGATTTACGCCAGATGTGGGTCAACAGAAAGATCTTACTGTCCAATTCTCTTAATCTGCAAATCTTCGATCGCGACGCACGCCAGGCAGAAGTGCTTTTGTCCCAGCAAGAGCACATTCTCGCTAAGGATGAAACGCCGGCGAACTTCGAACAAGCGGAGCACATGATCAAGCGTCACGAGGCGTTCATGACCACGATGGACGCGAACGACGAGAAAATCAACTCCGTGGTGCAGTTCGCCGGACGACTTGTCGACGAGGGCCACTTCGCGGCGGACAAAGTCAAGAAGAAGGCAGAGAGCATTAACGAGCGTCGTCGAATAAACCGAGAGAAGGCGAATCAGTATATGGAGAAACTCAAGGATCAGTTACAGTTGCAGATGTTCTTACAGGATTGCGAAGAATTGGGAGAATGGGTTCAGGAGAAGCACATCACCGCTCAAGATGAAACTTATAGAAGTGCAAAGACGGTGCATAGCAAGTGGACAAGGCACCAGGCGTTTGAGGCCGAAATCGCGAGTAATAAGGATCGTCTGCAGCAATTGCAACAGGCTGCTGAAGAATTGATTCAACAGAAGCCTGATTTAGCTGAGATCATCAAGCCTAAGGTGGCAGAATTGGCTGACCAGTTTGAGGAACTTGAGACTACTACTCATGACAAAGGTGAACGCCTGTTCGACGCCAATCGTGAAGTCCTTATTCACCAGACTTGCGACGATATTGATTCTTGGATGAACGAACTGGAGAAACAGATTGAAAGCACGGATACTGGTTCTGATTTGGCATCGGTGAATATCTTGATGCAGAAGCAACAAATGATCGAAACTCAGATGGCTGTGAAAGCGAGACAGGTTACCGAGTTGGACAAACAGGCTGAACACTTGCAACGTACGGTGCCTGACGACAAGATGGAGGAGATTAAGTGCAAGAAGGAGAAGGTGGCTCAGAGATTCGCCCAACTGAAAGCACCATTGATCGATCGTCAACGTCAGttagagaagaagaaggaagctTTCCAGTTCAGGCGCGACGTGGAAGACGAGAAGCTCTGGATCGCCGAGAAGATGCCTCAGGCTACCAGTACGGAGTATGGAAATTCATTGTTTAACGTGCACATGCTTAAGAAGAAGAACCAGTCTCTGCGTACTGAGATAGAGAACCATGAACCTAGGATCAATCTGGTCTGCAACAACGGACAGAAACTTATAGACGAGGGCCACGAGGATAGTCCTGAGTTCCAGAAATTGATACCCGAGTTAACCGAGAAATGGAAGGAGCTGAAGCATGCTGTAGACGACAGGAACAAGCATCTCTTGCAAAACGAAAAGGCACAGCAGTACTTCTTTGACGCGACAGAAGCGGAATCCTGGATGAGCGAACAAGAATTGTATATGATGGTAGAAGACCGTGGCAAGGACGAAATTTCAGCCCAGAACTTGATGAAGAAACACGAGTCTTTGGAACATGCCATGGAAGATTATGCAGAGACCATCCGCCAGCTTGGAGAAACCGCCAGGCAGCTCATTAACGATCAACATCCTCTTGTTGACCAGATTGCTGTGAAGCAATCACAAGTAGACAAACTGTACGCTGGTTTGAAAGATCTTGCTGGCGAACGTCGAGCTAAATTAGACGACGCTCTTCAATTGTTCATGCTGAATAGAGAAGTGGACGATCTTGAGCAGTGGATCGCAGAAAGAGAATTGGTAGCTGGAAGCCACGAATTGGGTCAGGATTACGATCATGTGACGCTCCTTTGGGAGAGGTTCAAAGAGTTTGCTCGAGATACCGAGGCGATAGGCTCGGAAAGAGTGGCGGCAGTGAATGGAATTGCAGATTCTCTAATGGCAAGTGGCCACTCCGATGCTGCTACTATTGCAGAATGGGAGGATGGTTTGAACGAAGTCTGGCAAGATCTGCTGGAATTGATCGAGACTCGTACGCAAATGCTGGAAGCTAGTAAAGAACTGCACAAGTTCTTCCACGATTGCAAAGACGTGCTTGGAAGAATCTTGGAGAAACAGAACGCTATGTCTGACGAATTAGGTCGCGACGCTGGCTCAGTCTCAGCTCTGCAGAGGAAGCACGCCAACTTCATGCAGGATTTATCCACGTTGCAGAGCCAGGTGTCGCAGATCCAAGAGGAATCTGCTACGTTACAGGCTAGTTATTGCGGAGACAAGGCTAGAGAGATCACTAATCGTGAAGGAGAGGTAGTTGCTGCTTGGAACAATCTTCAATCGCTTTGCGATGGTAGAAGAACGAAACTGGAGGATACCGGTGATCTGTTCCGATTCTTCAACATGGTTAGGACTCTGATGATTTGGATGGATGATGTAGTTCGTCAGATGAACACTTCGGAGAAACCTCGCGACGTTGCTGGAGTGGAGTTACTAATGAACAATCATCAAAGTTTAAAAGCCGAAATAGATGCTAGGGAGGACAATCTGATGGCGTGTATCAATCTTGGGAAAGACTTGTTAGCCAGGAACCATTATGCTAGTAGCCAGATCAAGGAGAAATTGGCAGCTTTAACTGATCACAGAAACGCGTTGCTGCATAGATGGGAGGAACGTTGGGAGAATCTACAACTGA TTTTGGAGGTCTATCAATTCGCAAGAGACGCAGCGGTTGCTGAAGCATGGTTAGTCGCCCAGGAACCATATCTTATGAGTCAAGAACTTGGC CACACGATCGATGAAGTGGAGAATCTGATTAAGAAGCACGAAGCGTTTGAAAAATCGGCAGCTGCTCAGGAAGAAAGGTTTAGTGCCTTGCATCGACTCACTACG TTTGAGTTGAAAGAAATGAAGAGGAGAGAACAAGaacgagaggaagaagaaagacgCAAGAAGGAGGAGGCCGCAGCAGCTGAGGCAGCTCGATTAGCTAAAGCAACACCGGTAACTAGTCCAGACGAACCACCGAGCGAAAG AGCCGAAGCAGAAGGTGTACCAACTGGAGAACGTCCCGCCGGAGAAGACGAATCACATG CTCCGAAAGGTGGAAGCGGTTCCGAGTCTGGTACTTTAAGACGTAAGGAACGTAGTCGCAGCAAGTCGCCGTTCAGGAGTTTCCGCTGGAGAAAGTCCGCCAAGTCGCCGAGTTTAGATCGAAGTGGCGTGAGTGACGATGAGCGCAGCATTTCCG AACAACGAAGTCCCACCGATGATGAATTCGAGGGCGTGTTGCAACGAAAGCACGAATGGGAGAGCACAACGAAGAAGGCGTCTAATCGGTCCTGGCACAAAGTGTACATGGTCGTTCGTGGACAGAGCTTGTTTGTATATACCGACCAAAAGTCATACAAGGCAGCGCCTGATCAACCGTACAAGGGAGAGTCTCCTCTGGACCTTAGAGGAGCGACTATTACTGTGGCGAGCGATTACACTAAGAAGAAACATGTCTTCCGAGTAAA GTCACAAAGCGGATCAGACTTCCTATTCCAGGCTAAAGACGATGCTGAAATGAACGACTGGGTTACCGTGTTGAACCAAGCAGCACAGGGTACATCAGGTGCGGGTACGTCTAGGGCGCACACTCTACCCGCGCCTACACAAGCCGAGACCAAGCGGCGTAGTTTCTTCACTCTCAAGAAAAA CTAA